One window from the genome of Microbulbifer sp. ALW1 encodes:
- a CDS encoding DUF2063 domain-containing protein, whose product MAVKDESKKEASEKDGEAGFQLMQTYFAAHLRAPADVEAPAGIEDRRMGIYRDLIYNNIESFIAGGFPVLRSISEDAHWHAMVRDFVQRHQSESPYFLQISEEFLQYLQHERSGASGSEQDPPFMLELAHYEWVELALDVSESIFPDNLPGEYTPQQMLEWAPLVSPLAWNLSYHYPVHQIGPAYQPVDPPQTPTFLVVYRNRADTVAFLEANGVTAHLLQLAESHSDTPVSGRQLLQKLAADIQHPDPEQLLAFGVDLFRKLHNLDILSGFKPPQSGTR is encoded by the coding sequence GTGGCCGTTAAAGACGAGAGTAAGAAAGAGGCAAGCGAGAAAGACGGAGAAGCCGGCTTCCAGCTGATGCAGACCTATTTTGCCGCTCACCTGCGCGCGCCGGCAGACGTGGAAGCGCCGGCGGGTATTGAAGACCGCCGCATGGGTATTTACCGCGACCTGATTTACAACAATATCGAATCCTTTATTGCCGGTGGCTTTCCGGTATTGCGCAGTATTAGCGAGGATGCGCACTGGCATGCCATGGTGCGGGACTTTGTACAGCGGCACCAATCAGAAAGTCCGTATTTTTTGCAGATCAGTGAAGAGTTTCTGCAATATCTACAGCATGAGCGCAGCGGCGCGTCGGGCAGCGAGCAGGATCCGCCGTTTATGCTGGAGCTGGCCCACTACGAATGGGTAGAGCTGGCACTGGACGTTAGCGAGTCGATTTTCCCGGATAATTTACCTGGAGAATACACACCGCAGCAAATGCTGGAATGGGCGCCACTGGTGTCGCCGCTGGCCTGGAATCTCAGTTATCACTACCCGGTACACCAGATAGGCCCGGCGTATCAGCCGGTCGACCCACCGCAAACGCCGACGTTTCTGGTTGTTTATCGCAATCGGGCTGATACAGTGGCGTTCCTGGAAGCCAACGGTGTTACCGCACATTTATTACAGTTGGCCGAATCTCACTCCGATACCCCCGTGAGTGGCCGTCAGTTATTACAGAAGCTGGCGGCGGACATTCAGCACCCGGACCCCGAGCAATTGCTGGCGTTCGGGGTCGATTTGTTCAGAAAATTACACAACCTGGATATCCTGTCCGGGTTCAAACCGCCACAGAGCGGTACTCGCTAA
- a CDS encoding DUF692 domain-containing protein encodes MKTNPHQFPVQGAGLGLRRSMMGETLSVEQVDFLEVAPENWIGVGGRYGRWFREHTERFPFVSHGLSLSIGSPAPLDETLVRSIKQFIRNHNIRCYSEHLSYCSDHGHLYDLLPIPFTEEAVRYVAGRIRRVQDILEQRIAMENVSYYAAPGQEMSELEFLQAVLAEADCDLLLDVNNIYVNAINHRYDAEAFLLALPPERIRYAHVAGHFDEAQDLKVDTHGAPVIDPVWQLLQRAYEAFGPIPTLLERDFNIPPLPELCREVEHIRGYQQPWRTSAWASRSPQLEMSQGAPAATLEVHRGR; translated from the coding sequence ATGAAAACGAATCCTCACCAATTCCCCGTTCAGGGCGCCGGGCTCGGGCTGCGGCGTTCAATGATGGGTGAGACGTTGTCTGTGGAGCAGGTAGATTTTCTCGAAGTTGCACCGGAAAACTGGATTGGCGTGGGCGGGCGCTACGGCCGCTGGTTTCGGGAACATACCGAGCGCTTTCCGTTTGTTAGCCACGGTCTTTCACTGTCTATCGGTTCTCCCGCACCACTGGATGAAACCCTGGTGCGCTCCATCAAGCAGTTTATCCGCAACCACAATATCCGTTGTTATAGCGAACACCTGAGTTACTGCTCTGACCACGGACATCTCTACGACCTGTTGCCGATCCCCTTCACCGAAGAGGCGGTGCGCTATGTGGCCGGCCGCATTCGCCGGGTACAGGATATTCTGGAACAGCGCATTGCGATGGAAAATGTTTCCTACTACGCGGCGCCCGGGCAGGAAATGTCCGAGCTGGAATTCCTCCAGGCGGTGCTTGCTGAAGCCGACTGTGATCTGCTGCTGGACGTCAACAATATTTACGTCAATGCCATCAATCATCGCTACGATGCAGAAGCCTTTTTACTGGCGCTGCCCCCGGAGCGCATTCGCTATGCCCATGTGGCGGGGCATTTTGACGAAGCGCAAGACCTGAAGGTGGACACCCACGGTGCGCCGGTGATCGACCCGGTGTGGCAATTGCTGCAGCGCGCCTATGAGGCATTCGGTCCCATTCCGACCTTGCTGGAGCGCGATTTTAATATCCCACCACTGCCAGAACTGTGTCGCGAAGTAGAGCATATTCGCGGTTATCAACAGCCGTGGCGCACTTCAGCGTGGGCGAGTAGATCGCCGCAACTGGAGATGTCACAAGGTGCACCGGCGGCGACCCTGGAGGTGCATCGTGGCCGTTAA
- the hrpA gene encoding ATP-dependent RNA helicase HrpA: MPQKPSRDPSPEVARPREQYDLAQYQQLIAQSMGADRFGLRKTLANARRRLQEGKPADRMIAQLEKQLAESVALAEARRAKLPKVEWPEGLPVVARREEIAELIAANQVVVVAGETGSGKTTQLPKICLELGRGIFGQIGHTQPRRIAARTVANRIAEELGQPLGKSVGYQVRFTDQSTEHTHIKLMTDGILLAEIQRDPLLTKYDTLIIDEAHERSLNIDFLLGYLKTILAKRPDLKLIITSATIDLEKFSQHFDDAPIIEVSGRTYPVDIHYRPPADSDADLNEQVITAVEELLQEEKASPRRGGDILIFMSGEREIRECAKALRDAQLPHIDVLPLYARLSLAEQSKVFAPHKGRRIVLATNVAETSITVPGIRYVIDPGTARISRYSYRSKIQRLPVEAVSQASANQRAGRCGRVSAGVCIRLYEESDFLQRPEFTDAEILRTNLAAVILQMLQLRIGDIREFPFVDPPDQRLINDGYNLLQELKAVDRNGGVTKLGRALSRLPLDPRLGRMLMESGNCNSLRELLIIVSALAVQDPRERPAEKRQASDEKHKQWQHEQSDFLTLVNLWDGYEAQRQELSQNQLRKWCQKNFLSWLRLREWRDIHHQLRLAIRDLDLKMNPEPADYASVHKAILPGLLDNIGVRDENKEFLGCRNRRFHIFPGSGQFKKPPRWLVAAQLLETSRLFAHTVGKIEPDWVLGCAEHLVKRNYFEPHYNPRSGAVMAFEKITLYGLVLVDKQRIHYGKLDPETAREVFIREALVERRYRGKGKFFKHYGDLLEELEDLEAKSRRRDIVVDDEVVYRFFDERIPADVVNLAGFEKWRKQAEQKDPQLLFLPRDLMMQQDAGHVGEAQFPDSLTSGGIEFPLSYHFEPGKPEDGVSIQVPVGALHQVPAARLQWVVPGILRDKCIALVKNLPKQYRKHFVPVPAAVDKALLRMQADNTPLWQALAHELKRQTAQALPDDAWITAEQGVEDFYRFNIQVLDEKGQLLDQGRDLEILQARYRDRVQQELASAGDGFEREGITSWDFGDLPETYQLDQGGLKVRAYPALVANKDSVDLKLLDNPREARLLTRAGICRLAILHLAEPVKYLRKELLKGKELGLSAADLGRREEVADDILMAAVRECFWSDENWPRNEADFLAALEGREKLVAVAQEMADVLVKALAQLVPLRKQIKQQKNLAVALAVADINRQLQGLFYRGFLFQTPLEWLRQYGRYLKGIEVRLEKAALDPNRDRRLTAEFQEADEPYQALASKTDALLLAGDTDLLQFRWMLEEFRISLFAQTLKTLMPVSIKRLRKLWTELQAG; the protein is encoded by the coding sequence ATGCCCCAGAAACCCAGTCGAGACCCGAGCCCAGAAGTCGCCCGTCCCCGCGAGCAATATGACCTGGCGCAATACCAGCAGCTGATCGCCCAGAGCATGGGGGCAGACCGCTTTGGCCTGCGCAAAACCCTGGCCAATGCGCGCCGGCGTCTGCAGGAAGGCAAGCCCGCGGACCGCATGATTGCCCAGCTGGAGAAGCAGCTGGCGGAGTCGGTGGCGCTGGCCGAGGCACGCCGGGCAAAGCTGCCCAAGGTGGAGTGGCCGGAAGGGCTGCCGGTCGTGGCGCGGCGTGAGGAAATTGCCGAGCTGATTGCGGCCAATCAGGTGGTGGTGGTCGCGGGTGAGACCGGCTCCGGTAAAACCACCCAGTTGCCAAAAATCTGCCTGGAACTGGGGCGCGGCATTTTCGGCCAGATAGGCCACACCCAGCCGCGGCGGATTGCCGCGCGCACCGTGGCCAACCGCATTGCCGAGGAGCTGGGGCAGCCACTGGGGAAATCGGTGGGTTATCAGGTGCGCTTTACCGACCAGAGCACCGAGCACACCCATATCAAGCTGATGACCGACGGTATCCTGTTGGCGGAAATCCAGCGGGACCCGCTGCTCACCAAATACGACACATTGATCATCGACGAGGCCCACGAGCGCAGCCTCAATATCGACTTTCTGCTGGGTTACCTGAAAACCATTCTGGCGAAACGCCCGGACCTGAAGCTGATCATTACCTCTGCCACCATCGACCTGGAAAAGTTTTCCCAGCATTTCGACGATGCGCCGATTATTGAAGTCTCCGGGCGCACCTACCCGGTGGACATCCACTACCGTCCGCCCGCGGACAGCGATGCCGATCTGAACGAGCAGGTAATCACTGCCGTTGAGGAATTGCTGCAGGAAGAGAAAGCCTCACCCCGCCGCGGCGGTGACATCCTGATCTTCATGAGCGGTGAGCGGGAAATCCGTGAGTGTGCGAAAGCACTGCGCGACGCACAGTTACCGCATATCGACGTGCTGCCGCTGTACGCGCGCCTGAGCCTGGCGGAGCAGAGCAAGGTGTTCGCGCCCCACAAGGGACGCCGGATAGTGCTGGCCACCAACGTTGCCGAGACCTCTATCACCGTGCCCGGTATACGCTATGTAATCGACCCCGGAACCGCGCGCATCAGCCGCTACAGCTACCGCAGCAAAATCCAGCGGCTGCCGGTGGAAGCCGTTTCCCAGGCCAGCGCCAATCAGCGCGCCGGTCGCTGTGGCCGGGTGAGTGCCGGTGTCTGTATCCGCCTCTATGAAGAAAGTGATTTTCTGCAGCGCCCGGAATTTACCGATGCGGAAATCCTGCGCACGAATCTGGCGGCGGTGATTCTGCAGATGCTGCAGCTGCGTATCGGCGATATCCGCGAATTTCCATTTGTGGATCCGCCGGACCAGCGCCTGATCAATGACGGCTACAACCTGCTACAGGAATTGAAGGCGGTGGACCGCAATGGCGGCGTCACCAAGCTGGGCCGCGCGCTATCGCGCCTGCCGCTGGATCCACGCCTCGGACGTATGCTGATGGAGTCCGGTAACTGCAATAGCCTGCGGGAACTGCTGATCATCGTCAGCGCCCTGGCGGTGCAGGACCCCCGCGAGCGCCCGGCAGAAAAACGCCAGGCCTCCGATGAAAAGCACAAACAGTGGCAGCACGAGCAGTCGGACTTCCTGACCCTGGTCAATCTGTGGGACGGCTATGAAGCCCAGCGCCAGGAACTGAGCCAGAACCAGTTGCGCAAGTGGTGCCAGAAAAACTTCCTGTCCTGGTTGCGCCTGCGGGAGTGGCGGGACATACACCACCAGCTGCGCCTGGCCATCCGCGATCTGGATCTGAAAATGAACCCGGAGCCCGCCGATTACGCCAGCGTGCACAAGGCCATTTTGCCGGGCCTGCTGGACAACATCGGCGTGCGCGACGAAAACAAAGAGTTTCTTGGCTGCCGCAACCGCCGCTTCCATATCTTTCCGGGCTCCGGCCAGTTCAAGAAGCCGCCGCGCTGGCTGGTGGCAGCACAGTTGCTGGAGACCAGCCGCCTGTTTGCCCACACCGTGGGTAAAATCGAGCCCGACTGGGTGCTCGGGTGCGCTGAGCACCTGGTCAAGCGCAATTATTTTGAGCCCCACTACAACCCGCGCTCCGGCGCGGTAATGGCGTTTGAAAAAATTACCCTCTACGGCCTGGTGTTGGTGGACAAACAGCGCATCCATTACGGTAAGCTGGATCCGGAAACCGCGCGGGAAGTGTTTATCCGCGAGGCACTGGTGGAGCGCCGCTACCGCGGCAAGGGGAAGTTCTTCAAACACTACGGCGATTTGCTGGAAGAGCTGGAAGACCTTGAGGCCAAATCCCGTCGCCGGGATATCGTGGTGGACGACGAGGTGGTGTACCGCTTCTTCGATGAGCGTATCCCCGCGGATGTAGTCAATCTGGCCGGGTTTGAAAAGTGGCGCAAACAGGCGGAACAGAAAGATCCGCAGCTGCTATTTCTGCCTCGGGATTTGATGATGCAACAGGATGCGGGCCACGTGGGCGAAGCCCAGTTCCCGGATAGCCTGACCAGTGGCGGTATCGAATTCCCGCTCAGCTATCACTTTGAGCCGGGCAAGCCGGAAGATGGCGTGAGCATTCAGGTGCCTGTGGGCGCCCTGCACCAGGTCCCGGCGGCGCGCTTGCAATGGGTGGTACCCGGCATTTTGCGGGATAAATGTATCGCCTTGGTGAAGAACCTGCCCAAGCAGTACCGCAAACACTTTGTGCCGGTGCCGGCCGCGGTGGACAAGGCATTGCTGCGAATGCAGGCAGACAACACCCCTCTGTGGCAGGCCCTGGCCCACGAGCTCAAGCGCCAGACCGCGCAGGCATTGCCGGATGACGCCTGGATCACTGCCGAACAGGGCGTGGAAGATTTCTACCGTTTCAATATTCAGGTGCTAGACGAGAAAGGCCAGCTGCTGGACCAGGGGCGCGACCTGGAAATCCTGCAGGCCCGTTACCGCGACCGGGTACAGCAGGAGCTGGCCAGCGCCGGCGACGGCTTCGAGCGCGAGGGTATTACCAGCTGGGACTTTGGCGACCTGCCGGAGACCTACCAGCTGGATCAGGGCGGCCTCAAGGTGCGCGCCTATCCGGCATTGGTCGCCAACAAGGACAGCGTTGATCTCAAATTGCTGGACAACCCCAGAGAGGCCCGACTGCTGACCCGCGCGGGTATCTGTCGCCTGGCGATCCTGCATCTGGCGGAGCCGGTCAAGTATCTGCGCAAGGAGCTATTGAAAGGTAAAGAGCTGGGGCTGAGCGCTGCCGATCTCGGCCGCCGCGAAGAGGTGGCCGACGACATACTGATGGCGGCCGTGCGCGAGTGTTTCTGGAGTGACGAAAACTGGCCCCGCAACGAGGCAGATTTCCTCGCTGCACTGGAAGGGCGGGAAAAACTGGTGGCCGTGGCCCAGGAAATGGCCGATGTGCTGGTCAAGGCACTGGCGCAGCTGGTACCGCTGCGTAAACAGATCAAGCAACAGAAAAACCTGGCGGTGGCACTGGCGGTCGCGGATATCAACCGCCAGCTGCAGGGGCTCTTCTATCGCGGCTTCCTGTTCCAGACGCCCCTGGAGTGGCTGCGGCAGTACGGTCGCTACCTCAAGGGGATCGAAGTGCGGCTGGAAAAGGCCGCGCTGGATCCGAATCGGGACCGGCGACTGACCGCGGAGTTTCAGGAGGCGGACGAGCCCTACCAGGCACTGGCCAGTAAAACAGACGCCCTGTTGCTGGCGGGGGATACCGACCTGCTGCAATTCCGCTGGATGCTGGAAGAATTCCGTATCTCGCTGTTCGCCCAGACCCTGAAAACCTTGATGCCGGTCTCCATCAAGCGCCTGCGCAAACTCTGGACGGAGCTGCAGGCAGGTTGA
- a CDS encoding peptide MFS transporter codes for MQDLKPKPPASAGEMMGHPKGLFLLFGTEMWERLSFYGMRGIFVFYLTSAAAAAAFGWEALSDKELQSKALSYLGTYAMLVYLTPIIGGWMADNKWGQRRCIMFGGVLMMLGQFALGFPHKWLPDGSQLSMLWLGLGLMIIGNGFFKPNISTMVGDLYDEGDRRRDTAFTIFYMGINIGSILGYLVIGWIGEKVDYQLAFVVAGLGMLLGLILQMTQSDKLLGQIGKQPSAKVGLKANLGADKKRALTPEERDRIKVILILGLFTVIFWAGFEQAAGSMNLFAKYNTDLHIFGFEIPASWLQMVNPLFIIILAPVVASIWVGLGSSEPTSPAKFSLGLIFLGLGFVSMVGAALQIGDSETIKASPWWLVVAYIFHTLGELCLSPIGLSMVTKLAPLRFLSLMMGLWFAFIGIANKGAAEIGKLVGESGPLATFGGVAAAAIIAGVILFLIREKLVDWMHGAEEEHTVVKDTTKEEIGITADHDVAPQRKFGE; via the coding sequence ATGCAAGACCTGAAGCCAAAACCCCCGGCCAGCGCCGGGGAGATGATGGGCCACCCGAAAGGGTTGTTCCTGCTGTTCGGAACCGAGATGTGGGAGCGCCTCAGCTTTTACGGTATGCGCGGCATCTTCGTGTTCTACCTCACCTCCGCGGCAGCGGCGGCGGCCTTCGGCTGGGAGGCGCTGTCGGACAAGGAGCTGCAATCCAAGGCCCTCAGCTATCTCGGCACCTACGCCATGCTGGTGTACCTGACGCCGATCATTGGCGGCTGGATGGCGGACAACAAGTGGGGCCAGCGGCGCTGCATCATGTTCGGCGGTGTGCTGATGATGCTGGGGCAGTTCGCCCTCGGCTTCCCCCACAAGTGGCTGCCGGATGGCTCCCAGCTCTCCATGCTGTGGCTGGGCCTGGGTCTGATGATCATCGGCAACGGTTTCTTCAAGCCGAACATTTCCACCATGGTGGGCGACCTCTACGATGAAGGTGACCGGCGCCGGGATACCGCCTTCACCATTTTCTATATGGGGATCAATATCGGCTCGATTCTCGGTTATCTGGTCATTGGCTGGATCGGCGAGAAGGTGGACTACCAGCTGGCGTTTGTGGTGGCCGGCCTCGGTATGCTGCTGGGCCTGATTCTGCAGATGACCCAGTCGGACAAACTCCTCGGTCAAATCGGCAAGCAGCCCTCGGCCAAAGTCGGTCTGAAGGCGAATCTGGGGGCCGACAAAAAACGCGCGCTGACCCCGGAAGAGCGGGACCGCATCAAGGTAATCCTGATCCTCGGTCTATTTACAGTGATCTTCTGGGCCGGGTTCGAGCAGGCTGCGGGCTCCATGAACCTGTTTGCCAAGTACAACACCGACCTGCACATCTTCGGGTTTGAGATCCCCGCCAGCTGGCTGCAGATGGTGAACCCCCTATTCATCATCATCCTCGCCCCTGTAGTGGCGAGCATCTGGGTTGGCCTGGGTTCTTCCGAGCCGACCTCGCCGGCCAAGTTCAGCCTCGGTCTCATCTTCCTCGGCCTGGGCTTTGTGTCCATGGTGGGCGCCGCACTGCAGATTGGCGACTCCGAGACCATCAAGGCCAGCCCCTGGTGGCTGGTGGTGGCCTATATCTTCCACACCTTGGGCGAGCTGTGCCTCTCCCCCATCGGGCTCTCGATGGTGACCAAGCTGGCACCGCTGCGCTTCCTGTCACTGATGATGGGGCTCTGGTTTGCATTTATCGGCATTGCCAACAAAGGCGCGGCGGAAATCGGCAAGCTGGTGGGTGAATCCGGCCCCCTGGCCACCTTCGGTGGCGTGGCCGCCGCTGCAATTATTGCCGGGGTGATCCTGTTCCTGATTCGCGAAAAGCTGGTGGACTGGATGCACGGTGCCGAGGAGGAACACACTGTGGTGAAAGACACCACCAAGGAAGAGATCGGCATCACTGCCGACCACGATGTGGCACCACAGCGGAAGTTTGGGGAATAG
- a CDS encoding lytic transglycosylase domain-containing protein yields the protein MSDTKIKKASRLLLPWLTSLLLLASANASAQAKEVDPLLLQALKTAVTDADSFVDRYDAEVWLMAKSQPLARYIKDPEERMHVLKAIHREATRAELQPEIVLAVIQIESAFNPYAVSRVGAQGMMQVMPFWKKELGRPEDNLINMDTNLRYGCTILKHYIKKAKGNMPNALAYYNGSYGRHTYSRKVLDAWVERWR from the coding sequence ATGAGCGACACCAAGATAAAAAAAGCCAGCCGCCTGCTTCTGCCGTGGCTCACCAGTCTGCTGCTTCTGGCCAGCGCCAATGCGTCCGCCCAGGCCAAAGAGGTGGACCCGCTGCTGTTACAGGCCCTGAAAACCGCCGTGACCGATGCGGACTCCTTTGTCGACCGCTACGACGCGGAAGTCTGGCTGATGGCCAAATCCCAGCCCCTGGCCCGCTACATCAAGGACCCGGAAGAGCGGATGCACGTATTAAAAGCCATCCACCGAGAAGCCACCCGCGCGGAACTGCAGCCGGAAATCGTGCTGGCGGTGATTCAGATTGAAAGCGCCTTCAATCCCTATGCCGTATCCCGGGTGGGCGCCCAGGGTATGATGCAGGTAATGCCCTTCTGGAAGAAGGAACTGGGGCGCCCGGAAGACAACCTGATCAACATGGACACCAACCTGCGCTACGGCTGTACCATCCTCAAGCACTACATCAAGAAAGCCAAAGGCAATATGCCCAACGCCCTGGCCTACTACAACGGCAGCTACGGCCGGCACACTTACAGTCGCAAGGTGCTGGACGCCTGGGTTGAGCGCTGGCGCTAA
- a CDS encoding helix-turn-helix transcriptional regulator: MSYAFFTGATCSLLLLASMRIGFTRRGGSPWIQVLIAGAFFYLLRPLLNVTHPAVDLLIDIPTMLCPAAFWLFAHHLCSESQHFPRWGWGLIAVDLVLGFAAQFELHPLLYPMEQPFKLALIGLGLLTLWQQLQADLVAERRQLRIALLIAVGGYMSVVVCAEFLFSYYPVPAGVPAAHSVMTWLLTFAVCLWLLALSPRALEETLPQIIAEETESAVPEKQNKEATPLDAQGQQLLHKLQQHMDGGGYRHTGLTIRELGEQLDVREHILRALINKHLGFRNFNEYLNQFRIDEASRRLADPDEAHLPVLSIALDIGYRSLSPFNAAFKRRHNQTPTEYRRDQLPA; encoded by the coding sequence GTGAGTTACGCATTCTTTACCGGCGCCACCTGCAGCCTGCTGTTGCTCGCGTCGATGCGTATCGGCTTCACCCGTCGCGGTGGCAGCCCCTGGATACAGGTGCTGATTGCCGGGGCATTTTTCTATCTGCTGCGCCCGCTGCTGAATGTGACCCACCCCGCGGTCGATCTGCTGATCGATATTCCCACCATGCTGTGCCCGGCCGCTTTCTGGCTGTTTGCCCATCACCTGTGCAGCGAGAGCCAGCACTTTCCCCGCTGGGGCTGGGGGCTGATTGCAGTGGATCTGGTACTCGGGTTTGCCGCACAGTTTGAATTACACCCGCTGCTCTACCCCATGGAACAACCCTTCAAGCTGGCCCTGATCGGGCTCGGGCTCCTGACGTTGTGGCAACAGTTGCAGGCCGACCTGGTAGCTGAGCGGCGGCAGTTGCGCATTGCGCTGCTGATTGCCGTCGGCGGTTACATGTCGGTTGTTGTCTGCGCCGAGTTCCTGTTTTCTTACTACCCGGTGCCCGCGGGCGTTCCCGCCGCCCACTCGGTGATGACCTGGCTGCTCACCTTTGCCGTGTGCCTGTGGCTGCTGGCCCTGTCACCCAGGGCACTGGAGGAAACCCTGCCGCAAATTATTGCGGAGGAAACAGAATCGGCTGTGCCGGAGAAGCAGAATAAAGAAGCGACGCCACTGGACGCACAGGGTCAGCAACTTCTGCACAAGCTGCAACAGCACATGGATGGCGGTGGCTACCGCCACACCGGGCTGACGATTCGCGAATTGGGAGAACAGTTGGATGTGCGCGAACATATCCTGCGCGCGCTGATTAACAAGCACCTGGGCTTTCGCAATTTCAACGAATACCTGAACCAGTTTCGCATCGACGAGGCCAGCCGCCGTCTGGCCGACCCCGATGAGGCCCACTTGCCGGTACTCAGCATCGCGCTGGATATCGGCTACCGCTCACTCAGCCCGTTCAACGCCGCCTTCAAACGCCGTCACAACCAGACACCAACGGAGTACCGTCGCGACCAGTTGCCGGCGTGA
- a CDS encoding cytochrome c5 family protein → MMKKMTLSTLCFVVGSLAVSGQVMADTVEDKYKQSCHICHDTGVANAPKVHDVEAWKPRLDKGMDALLGSVKNGLNAMPPGGMCSGCSDDEYKALIQYMSSPKP, encoded by the coding sequence ATGATGAAAAAGATGACACTTTCAACGTTGTGTTTTGTTGTTGGCAGCCTGGCGGTAAGCGGCCAGGTCATGGCAGATACCGTGGAAGACAAGTACAAGCAGTCCTGTCATATCTGTCACGACACCGGCGTGGCCAATGCGCCAAAGGTACACGATGTAGAAGCCTGGAAACCGCGGCTGGACAAAGGAATGGATGCCCTGCTGGGCTCTGTTAAAAACGGGTTGAATGCCATGCCGCCCGGTGGCATGTGCAGCGGTTGCAGTGACGACGAATACAAGGCGCTGATCCAATATATGTCATCGCCCAAGCCGTAA
- a CDS encoding peptidyl-prolyl cis-trans isomerase: protein MMLHWIKDPSAQFALIGALLFAINSAFQGDQAADTEDIIVSEARIQHLAGIFERGWQRPPEPAELQGLIDDFVREEVLYREAVKMGLDRDDTVIRRRLRMKMELLARDLVNAIEPAEQVLRDYHQRHIQKYTQPAQYSFEQIFLNSDQRPQVAEDARMVLTKLTAGGNPRKLGDNSLLQFEMESASVERIDRQFGADFSQQLLELPDNEWSGPLTSAYGEHLVKISARQPRRETEFSEVRAEVLRDWQQQEQNKILQTQYETLRDNYRIQISAASTTAISSEASR from the coding sequence ATGATGCTGCATTGGATCAAGGATCCCAGTGCCCAGTTTGCCCTGATCGGGGCCCTGCTATTTGCTATCAACAGTGCTTTCCAGGGCGACCAGGCCGCCGATACGGAAGACATCATCGTCAGCGAAGCCCGCATCCAGCACCTGGCCGGCATATTTGAGCGCGGCTGGCAGCGCCCGCCGGAACCGGCAGAACTCCAGGGGTTGATCGACGACTTTGTGCGCGAGGAAGTCCTCTACCGCGAGGCGGTAAAAATGGGACTGGACCGGGACGATACGGTAATCCGGCGCCGCCTGCGCATGAAGATGGAGCTGTTGGCGCGGGACCTGGTCAACGCCATTGAGCCGGCCGAACAGGTGCTGCGGGACTACCACCAGCGCCATATCCAGAAATACACCCAACCCGCCCAGTACAGCTTCGAACAAATCTTTCTCAATAGCGACCAGCGCCCGCAGGTTGCCGAAGATGCCCGCATGGTGCTGACCAAGCTCACCGCCGGTGGCAACCCGCGCAAACTGGGCGACAACAGCCTGCTCCAGTTCGAAATGGAATCCGCCAGTGTCGAGCGCATCGATCGTCAGTTTGGCGCCGATTTCTCGCAACAACTGCTCGAATTGCCAGACAACGAATGGAGCGGGCCCCTCACCTCGGCATACGGCGAGCACCTGGTAAAAATTTCAGCCCGCCAGCCCAGACGGGAGACCGAATTCAGCGAAGTGCGCGCAGAAGTGCTGCGGGACTGGCAACAACAGGAGCAGAACAAGATTCTGCAAACCCAGTATGAAACCCTGAGGGACAACTACCGAATTCAGATTTCCGCAGCTTCCACCACGGCAATATCCAGTGAGGCCAGCAGGTAA